The DNA window ATTCAGTTCAGTGTCTCTCCTGCCTTCTCCATGCAGCAGGTCATCAGTGTCTGGGTGCGGGACCCGCGGATACAAAAGAATGACTTTTGGCATGCCTACATAGACTATGAAATTTGTTTACATGTAAGTAAAAGGATACAAGGAAGTTGTTTTAATCTCTACAATCAAATAGTGGAGCTAACTGTAAGATGTGTGTCACTTGTGTTCTGTTTTAGACCGACAGCGTGTGCTTCACCAAGAAGATCTCAAGTGTGAGAAGGAGGTATAGTGAGTTTGTATGGCTCAGGCAGAAGCTACAAGCAAATTCAATGCTAATGTAAGTCactttactgtattttgaaCTAACAATTTGAGCGAAAACAGAGCACACatacttcagtttttatgttaaaaGTAATCTGGACTGTGGTTCCTGTCATTTTTAGGgtgtatttgtgtcttttgCAGGGTACAGCTACCAGAGCTGCCCCCAAAGAACCCCTTCTTCAGCCTGAACAACGCCCAGCAGATCGCTGAGCGGATGAAAGGGCTCCAGAAGTTTTTGGAACAGTAAGAATGACCTCATAGATCAATAAACACATGAACTTTGACATACTGCAACACCAACATAACAAAACTATTGAATCACAGTTTCCATGAACACCGGGCCACATGACACGTACCATTTTCACGTCAACAAGCAATACAATATCCTGAATACAACAATCTAATTTGTTCATTGTCCTTATTCTCCAGGATCCTCCAGAGCCCTCTGCTGTTGTCCGACAGTTGCCTGCATCTTTTCCTGCAGTCACAGCTCAGCGTGTCCAAGATGCAGGCCTGTGCTGCTGGAAGGACCCACTACTCTGTGGCCCAGGCGGTCCAGCGCTGCGGCTTGAGGCGATTCTACTCTGAAGAGGATCTGCAGAAGGACCTCAGCATGTCCTgtgactctgactcagacaggtATCATAATGTCACGCTTTCTGCACTCCTTTTTCCTCAAAAACCCATCAGTAGAGCCAAAAGTCTATTACCTCTAAGGATAGAGTTCTTTTTGTATTTGCTTTGTCAGCAGTAAGGCAAAATATGCTTTTAAGTATACACTCACTGATGTATTTTCCAGGACAGATAATATGAGAACTCCTCCTGCCTCATTTCCTGAATTATGAGATTAATTCCCTTTCCATCCCCTGTTCTTGTCTCTGTGATTCCAGCTCAGAGTGTAGAGATCCAGAGCCTCCGATTAAAGATTTGACAATAAACAAAGTGGAGAGTACAGCCTCACTTGATCTCATGGGAACCAGCCAGGAGGAAACCCTCAGCTGCTTATCTGGTTCTACAtgaaaacatcatcatcatatcactGGTAGAAATGTTTGGACCTGAGAGGAAGAAATTTGCCTGTTACCCCGTACAGCACTTTTGGCTACGTGGTTGCTCCTAATTATTTCACTCATAAAAAAATTCTTAGCCTATTATGTTCCCATTGAGGCATTTCACTTtgaaacatgtacagtaaatagtaataaaaatgtaCCTTTTGTATATCCATAAATTATTGTTTACCAGTACGTTCTGTCTGCATTGCACAGCTATAAAGTTGTAGCTACAATTTACCTGAAGATGGCAGTGTTGTTACATCCATCTGTTTGCATATTCACTTATTCCATGAACATGCTGTAACTGTCCATATTTACTTCATAAACAAGCTTAAGAGAAGCATCATGAGTTATGGCCATTCACAAGGTGTATTTTTCCAAATACGTGCAGTTAACAATGCAATATCTTCAGCAGTGACGGCCTAATGTCCCTCTCTGTGGCTGAACTCCCCCCTCCTGATAAAGTGAAAGGTATGGGAAGCTTGTCATCTGGTGGCCACTGCAGTGCTTAGCAGTATGACGTGTAATAGGGTCTCTGCAGAGTTTTCAGACAGCCCCCCTGTCAGGTGTGTGGCTGTTAGGAGGTCCTGTGGGATCCTAATGGACTCGCTCCTGTCTGAGAAGGCTACCAGGTAGACAGGATACATTGCTCCCTGCTGAACAAAATGCCAGCTGCACTGACAAGTCACCttttctatctgtctctctcgcttAGTGTTTGTATAAGCCTGTTCACTACAGTCacatatctgtatgtgtgtgtgtgtgtgtgtgtgtgtgtgtgtgtgtgtgtgtgtgtgtgtgtgtgtgtgtgtgagctgaatACACACATGTGCTTCTGCAGAGGTAATGACCACTAAACAGAGTGACTGCAGACTGACATATATGCACAGCTAATTAGATTAGCTTTGTATCTCTGCAGCGGCTGTGACATTCATTATAAATTCAGAACAGACAATAGGCTTGTGTTGCAGAGAACAGAGAGGTGAAGTCACTTCagacctgctctgctctgctctgagtGGCAGAACAGCCTTGACAGTGGGAAAGCCCACAAACTCAAATTGCGGGGGGGGACATCTTTCAAGAAGATGTgtgggtgaatgtgtgtgttcatgtgcatcCACATATGCTAATGTAGTATATGCATGTGTCTTCTTTGTCAGTGCTTAACTGTGTGGGGCAGCATTACCATGCACCTTCAAACACATGCACTGAGGCTGTCAGTGCTGCAGATGGTTGCTTCAGCTGGATATTCTAATACATCCATTACCATTTAATCTAACAATGTTTTAACAATGTCtatcactgatgtgttttcatcaaAGAAGCAACTCAAATGCGATctattcatttcatatttcactTTACAATAATATTGCATGTATCACTTGGCAAACACCTGGAATACAACACTAGCTGCTCCACTGTCCCTGACAGATGTGTCTAGAAAATGCATGGCAATGTCacctacattttgtttttcagaaggCAATTTTGGAGGATTCTACAATTAAAAACCTATACATTGTGGGTATTTTATGAGCCAGTTCCAGTGTTTGTAGACTaagtatgtttaaatgtaactATTTTTAGGccactaaataaataaataaataaaggcttCAGCCATTCTCCACCAGAATTTTATTCCTGGTGAtgtggagaaggctttgaaGCATCCTTTAGACCGTTATCTTGGGAAATCAATTTTCCCAAAGAAAGTATAAATGTTAactgaataaacaaaatatgtaaattccaagtaattaaaacattttagagatCTTAATTTTGGTTTCTGGTCAACATTTTATGATGTGGTGAGGGGTGTGTTGGAgagactcatgacctcagtatttctcaAATCCTGGCACGATTACAACCCTGTAGCAGCTAATGTAAGAAGTTGTTAAAcatgctaaaaatgtaaagtatgtCATATTACTTTCAGGAAGTAATTTTGTTGGGTTTTGAGCAGCTACAAAGAtaatgtctgtgtctgttgtcTCTCTGATGAGTAAATCACACATGCATGTGAGTTTCCCCACATGGTTTAACACTTGCTAACAGTTTTCTGTAACAGTAAAGCCTTGTTTGTTGCTTATAGTTCTGTGAATTGAAACGTTTACATTGCTGGTTTTAGTCTGACCTGTCCAGGAGTATTGACTCCTCTTTTAATGGTCTGTGACTCTGGTCCACTGGCTGTTAACCTTGAGCCACTGTAGCCTAGCCTGTCAGTGCGGCTCTGCTGCCatgacaacactgacacatttaaaCCCATCAGATCGATTGGCTAACAGCTCCCTGCTCCATGTTGCGTGACCCCGAGATCAGATGGAGTGAAAACATAGGGAGCGAGTAAAATAACTCTGTTTTCAGGGTGTGTTTTAGCTGGATATAACCACAATTATTCAGAAAAGTGCCTGATAAAATCACGTTTGCATTATTTCTACAAATGCTTTAGCTCAGTTTAATCTAATTAGTATGCTTGTTGTTTGACACATAAAACAGTAGAAGAAAGATAAAGGAAAATGGCCCCTCTGGGAGATGCCCATCTGCCTCTGACCAAGTCAGCATGTCTTTCTGCAGCGACAGCTCAAATAAACTCCACCTCATGTCTGTGATCTCATGCTTGACTTATTATTCCCTCTGTTGTGTAATTAATAGAGAAtcacaaaaaggcaaaaatccATTTTATGTGTTGGAAAGAACCAAATTGTCAAACTCGAATGTAACAATATAAAATCCCAATCAGTGTTCGTTTACTGAGCAGACTGCACAGAGTCAAAAACAATTGGAAGTATTGAGGGAGATATGCTCCAGTGGAGGCAAATTACAGATAAATCAGAGGCTGCTCATGCATTTTAAGTGCCACATTATACAGAATCCATTAGTAGCAATAGGAGTTCAGCAATACTTGAGATATTAAATCTCTTTGCCTGCAACTCAGTGGAACCAGGATGAGTCAATATCAGAGAAGCCCAGCTGCACTGCCAATAGATAGGGGATGAGACCTAAAGGAATGATGCACCAACAACAGTCATATGATAATGGCAGAGGCTGGTGATACTGATGTGTAGCTTGTTATGCAAGACAATCACATTCACTAGGGGCAGATGAAGGAGCAAGGTAAATGATCTGGAAGCCTGGGGTTAATTGAATTGTTAATAACATACGCCTCTGCTCTGAACATTTTTCAAGGTCTCCCACATTTCATGCCAATACTGAGCGCTGATTTACTGAGGGCCACAAAACTTCCACAGCTTCCTGACAGCCAAAAAAGGATTTTCAGATGTTACATCTGTCCTTGTagctgtgtgtacctgtgtctttatgtgtgtgtgcttaaaaGCCAACCCTATATCCTAACACCTGTCTCAGTCTGgtggaaaaatactttttctcaaggctgaaacatttttctctgtcactcaATTACCACAGATGGAAATGAGCTGACTTAAGAGCTATCCATCATTCATCAAACCCAACAGCCCCAGTACCTTTCCTTGGTTCTGCATGGCTTATACCTGCAATTTCCCCTCCACATGCTGTCGCCTTTTGGTGCATGGATGTAGCAATTACTGGGAACGGGTGTGATCACTGTACCAAGGCCAGCAACATCTTCTCATCTCCTGGAATCAGGGCTGATCAACGTGGAACCAGCTCCTCTGGCTTGAACACATGGGCCTGAGGGGGAAAAGAGAAGTCGAGACCACTGCTTCATAATTCCCTGAAAAAATATGTGGTGTAAGATCAAACATGTTTCCTTTGGAGCATACAGCCGaaaacagatggagaaggaaGGGCCTTGTGTTAAGATAACAGTCTGCACTtgctgtttatatttgtatatattcaCAAACATTCTTTAATCCATGCTAAAACACATATCTTTATGCAAATTGTACAAATGGGATCCTAAACGTTATAAATGAGCTCAGACAAGAGTATAAGAACTCTGAAGTGAAACATGAGTGTTGTAAGATACCTTTAGTGTCTATGATGCCTTTTACTCATCCTTACATGAATTTGTGTCTTGGCACAGGGGAACAGCCCCTCTGTGTGTCACAAGATCATGTGTGAATAACAACCCCTCCAGACTAATGTCTTATTAGAGATGAGGAACATGTAGAGAGGGAGCTCTTTGGTCAGACCCAGCTCAGTGAATGGAGAGGGGCCCGGTGGTGGCAGCAAGAGGACGATAGAGGTTGGAGAAACAAGGGGGGGAAATGGAGGGGTAGAGGGCACCGTCTCTTGAGGCCTCTGTGCTTCGCTGCCAGTGTGTGTAAATCAGCAGGCAGCTCACGGCTGCAATGaggtagaaaataaaaaaaacataaaaatgtccaAGTGAAATAAGAGGCAAGGAGAAATCTTTTATGATGAGCCTAAATTCTCCTTACTCTGCAGTAGATCCACTGGCCAGCTCAGCTTGTCTTCTCCAGACACCGTCCATCATCCCAGTGTCCGCATATAGCCACAAATTACTCAAATTACCCCACCTGCTATTCATGTAATACATATGTAATGAGTATCCTAAATTCACATGATTATCATTCATGGTATGTTAATAGGCCCATGTCAAATTCATTAATATGCATGTAAATTGATGTGGACTGCCAAACCAGAATGTCTGAAGTTCTGCAGATGTGGTTTAATACATATAAAGTCCTGAACAGAAGTTTATCAACATGTTTAAACTTGTGGTActgaacatttttcatcatttgagcatggaagttcattcttgacatgTGGGAATAGTATATATaaccaaaacaatctaaactCAAAGGTCTGTTTACTAGCTTTTGGAGTTCTTCAGCGAATAAGGCTGGTTTAGGTGGCATCGCCAAGTTCGCTAGTTGAAAGCTCAGAAAGGTAGTGAGTGGATCTTCGAGCTTAGATTATTTTGGTTACACATACATCAtcatatttctttacattttctcaCACTTTAGCCATTGGTCAGTAAGgtaaggcaagtttatttatagtgCCTATATAAAGTATTGGAAGTTTCCATGTTTTATTGTTCTACAACACTGAGAGATTTATTGTGACTTTTTTgacactgatcaacagaaaaagactctttaatgtcaaagtgaaaacagatctCTACAATGTGATCTAAATTTATTAAaagcataaaatacaaaatacatgtttgcCTAAAAATTCACCCCCTTTAAAATAACACATCTAAATAATCACTGGTGCAGCAAGTTGGTTTAAGAAGtcacataattagttacatggAGTTCACCTGTCTCTGTATCTGCAAGGTCCAACTTCTTGTGAGCTGGTATCACGGCAAAACCTACACCATGAAAACAAAGGCGCACTCCAAGTAACTCCACAAAAAGGTGATTGAAAAGCACAAAAGAGATGGATacatagcacatttaaaaaggcaATTCCAAGCTCTTTATACTGTATGCCATATAGTCTAGCTTTTCACTATCACTATTAAGTGATATATGCTCAATTTCAGTGTCATGGCAGGAGGGACGAATCAAATCATGTAAATGCCTCAATGAAAAACTCCAAATTATCTTGTACAGTAACTGTTTCTAACACTGTTACAAATGTTAGTcaaatggtgtgaaaaagtgtttgctcccttcctgatttctttttttttttttgcatgtttgtcacacttaaatgtttcagatcaagaaagagactgggcaaaaatggcctgcatggcagagttccaagacgaaaaccactgctgagcaaaaagaacattaaggctcgtctcatttttgccagaaaacatcttgatgattcccaagacttttgggaaattactctgtggactgacgagacaaaagttaaactttttgaatgtgtgtgtcccattacatctggcataaaagtaacaccgcatttcagaaaaagaacatcataccaacagtacaatatggtggtggtagtgtgatggtctggggctgtttttttcccagtttctttcttatggtggagtcatgaacaccaAATTTAAGtcaggcaagtgaggcctgcagttctttggatgttgttgtggggtctctgaatggctgaagaagaacaaaatgaagactttggagtggcctagtcaaagtcctgacctgaatcctattgagatgctgtggcatgaccttaaaaaggcagttcatgctcgaaaaccctccaatgtggctgaattacaacaattctgcaaagatgagtgggccaaaactcctccacagcgctgtaaaagactcatggATAAGTTATCGCAAAAGCTTGATTGCAGtcgttgctgctaagggtggcccaaccagttattaggtttagggggcaatcaatatttcacacagggccatgtaggtttggattttgttttcccttaataataaccttcatttaaaaactgcattttgtgtttacttgtgttatctttgactgattgactaaatttgtttgatgatctgaaacacttaagtgtgacaaacatgcaaaaaaataagaaatcaggaagggggcaaacactttttcacaccactgcatTAGTCAGTTAGAAGCCAGTCGGCCGCAACTGTCATCAATACAAGGTTAGCTATCAACGCTTACAGTAAGTATTTAAAGTAACATGAGAGAAGGTCCAGCAGGCTAAGGAGGCCAAATCATCTCTGACAGAACTGCAAGTGTATCAGTCAAAACTGCAAAATGATTTACAGGATGTGAAGGGAAAAAGTTGTGACAATATCTGCCACAGACAATAAAAAGGAACAGTGGAAATTTGAAACTAACCAACAGGGAAATTAAatatagatacagtatataatagtGTATAGGCCTATAGGTGGTTGACAAATACTGCTACTTGGCATTCAACCACAATCACAGCAGTGATGATTTGGACTAAATTTAAATCTTTGTCATGATGTGCAGTAgtcaggattttagaaatacggAGGCCTGGGTCCCCCagagattttcttttctcacattttgaatattaattaaagtattaaaatatatattctgcAGTTTTTATCTCCCTACACAATCATCTAAATACTTTTTCAAAGCCCTCCCCACATAATTCTTgtggaaaaatatgaaatccctttatattaatgtgtgtttttggccTATAATTTTAGAATTTTGACTCTGAATCAGGCTTTAAAACTCAACAGCATGTGTAATTTGTGCGTAATTGTAGCATGTAAACTCCTCCTCTGGTTGTTTAACCCCCCCATGGTGTGCATGGACACACTGTACTGGCGAACAGCAGGACCCGTGCTTGGATACATACCAAAGCTGACATTAAGTGGGAGCAATGGCAGCAATCAGCGATCCTGTGACTCAGTTAGCTCAGCAAGCTCCTGTAATTCAACCCTCATACCTTTACTTCCTCTGTCAGGGGGCTGTCTTACAAAAAAGTTGCTATGTTAAGAGCTGACATTTGAGATGGGACCTCAACCTGAATGTGGGGTCATTACAACCAGGGACATCTAATTCTGTGGGGtgtaaaagaggaaaagaggaggagagagaggagtgatCAGTTTGCACAGGATTGGCAGTCAGTTGCAGTGAGGTGTAAGAGGTACAGTATGGAGAGGGTTGTAATTACCGTTAGAGCATCTCTTACCTTCCCTGATTACAAACTATCCTCCCAGACCATCTAGGATCATTACTCACCACACTAACTAGTAGAGTAAATCAGTGGCAGGGCGCTGATCTGATATTAGAGCCACAGCCAGAGAGTAAACAGGGCCGGAGTACAGAGGGTGGATCCTTGTAAATAATTTGTGAGGAGATGGAGCAGGAGCAAGGCGTGGGAGATGTTTATAGCAGGTGGACAAACACCTGTCACTTTGATAAGCTTGATTTATCCTGAATGATATGTCAGCACATAGCTCTACCCAGCCTGACAGGCTGAACCTCCAACCCCACACCCTAGAACATGAGACCTATTTGTAACAGCGATCCATACAGTAAGTAAGAGAGATGACAGGAGCGCCTCTGTGGCAACAGCAGCTTCATCAGCATAAAATATAAACTGGGACATGATGGTGTTCAAGGAAACATCCTCTAGGGGGTTGATGGTGATGTTTTCGAGGCCAGAAACTGGTCTTTCAGACAGTGGAGCCACTTGTCTCCCCTCCAGCTCCTGAGATACACAGGTCATCACTGTCTGCAGCTCGCAGAAGGCAATTAACACAAAGGACAAACAGACACTGATAACATGTGAGAGAGGGGGGTGTGGTGCTTGTAATATATGACCCACCTAGACCCATATTTACTGGTCTGCCACTAACCCTGATCTGCAGCTAATAATATTACACACTAGATATTGAAAAATCactgaaaagaatgaaaaactaAGTCTCAAATTCCAGAAATATGAATTTTCAGAGCAGCCTGTCATGGCTGTTAGCTTTCCCTTTAAATACACCCAGTCTCCTCACAATGTCATAAGCCAGCTGAGGAAACCTCAATTTGTCAGCTGCCATGAGTTATGTTAGCAGAAACTGACCTCAATTAAAAGTgacttgcatttaaaaaagtgtCTATTTCAGATTCTAAGATTTAGACCAGATGGAGAGGCTTTAATGGAATGCTGACAGAGGGCCAGTTGGAGAGGTAATACATTTCCTGCAAAATGCCAGGGGATACCACATAAATAAGGCAGTGTTATTCCTGACAGAAACTCTCTATGAAGCTGTGGTGTGATCTACGGCGGAGTGACTCGGTTAAAGAGCAACAGAAACAGCTGACAGCTTGATCAAGATTACCTCTCTAAAGTGGTATAGATCAAGTCTTTAGTCTTCTCACCAACCCCAGGGGTGATGGTATGAAATGGTGATGGTACATGATAATACTCAACAAAGATGAGCAGCTATCACTGTAATATTAGTGTACTGATAGTGTCCTGAGAGTTATGCATTAATGGAGGATGAACATCAAAGTATTG is part of the Siniperca chuatsi isolate FFG_IHB_CAS linkage group LG9, ASM2008510v1, whole genome shotgun sequence genome and encodes:
- the snx10b gene encoding sorting nexin-10B isoform X1 — its product is MREETDNVVKCIQFSVSPAFSMQQVISVWVRDPRIQKNDFWHAYIDYEICLHTDSVCFTKKISSVRRRYSEFVWLRQKLQANSMLMVQLPELPPKNPFFSLNNAQQIAERMKGLQKFLEQILQSPLLLSDSCLHLFLQSQLSVSKMQACAAGRTHYSVAQAVQRCGLRRFYSEEDLQKDLSMSCDSDSDSSECRDPEPPIKDLTINKVESTASLDLMGTSQEETLSCLSGST
- the snx10b gene encoding sorting nexin-10B isoform X2: MREETDNVVKQVISVWVRDPRIQKNDFWHAYIDYEICLHTDSVCFTKKISSVRRRYSEFVWLRQKLQANSMLMVQLPELPPKNPFFSLNNAQQIAERMKGLQKFLEQILQSPLLLSDSCLHLFLQSQLSVSKMQACAAGRTHYSVAQAVQRCGLRRFYSEEDLQKDLSMSCDSDSDSSECRDPEPPIKDLTINKVESTASLDLMGTSQEETLSCLSGST